In Rutidosis leptorrhynchoides isolate AG116_Rl617_1_P2 unplaced genomic scaffold, CSIRO_AGI_Rlap_v1 contig472, whole genome shotgun sequence, a single genomic region encodes these proteins:
- the LOC139883915 gene encoding LOW QUALITY PROTEIN: uncharacterized protein (The sequence of the model RefSeq protein was modified relative to this genomic sequence to represent the inferred CDS: substituted 2 bases at 2 genomic stop codons), producing MAGRFGIWFDEPTVQVWVPENWFRIYDSLPEDHTIKKMPFRRVLEVEPPSPSXYLIXAAIMMIGVVFPVVFMMFRNKRASSSSSYAKQT from the exons ATGGCGGGTCGGTTCGGGATCTGGTTCGATGAACCGACGGTTCAAGTTTGGGTTCCGGAGAATTGGTTTCGGAT ATACGATTCTCTTCCGGAAGATCACACAATAAAAAAGATGCCT TTCAGGAGAGTGTTGGAGGTGGAGCCACCGAGTCCGTCGTGATACCTGATCTGAGCGGCGATCATGATGATCGGAGTTGTATTTCCCGTCGTATTCATGATGTTTCGTAACAAGCGAGCGTCGTCTTCTTCCTCTTACGCCAAACAGACGTAG